Proteins found in one Aneurinibacillus uraniidurans genomic segment:
- a CDS encoding enoyl-CoA hydratase/isomerase family protein, translating to MKVTWELQDRLGIITIDAPPVNALNKEFFEQMDELLNQIDDNCAAIIITGAGEKAFVAGADIKEFPQLGQAAGVELCKRGQGIFNRIAGLKQPVIAAIDGFALGGGLELALACDFRIASRKSQLGLPEVKLGIIPGYGGTQRLARLVGPGKAKQLIFSGEFVSAEEAERIGLVEQLVDEDALAEAKRWAGIILERGPLAVQAAKRVIDRGLAASLEEGLNEEAQAFGEICLTEDKNEGVAAFFERRAPQFQNK from the coding sequence ATGAAAGTTACATGGGAGCTACAAGACCGATTGGGTATCATTACGATTGATGCGCCACCTGTGAACGCTTTGAATAAAGAGTTTTTTGAACAGATGGACGAGTTGCTGAATCAAATCGATGATAACTGCGCAGCTATTATCATCACAGGTGCCGGAGAGAAAGCTTTTGTCGCTGGAGCCGATATTAAAGAATTTCCACAGCTTGGACAGGCAGCGGGTGTTGAACTGTGCAAGCGTGGACAGGGAATTTTCAATCGAATTGCTGGGCTGAAGCAGCCGGTTATTGCGGCGATTGATGGATTTGCGTTAGGTGGTGGCCTGGAATTGGCACTTGCATGTGATTTCCGAATCGCCAGCCGCAAATCACAATTAGGTTTACCAGAAGTGAAGCTTGGTATCATTCCAGGATACGGTGGCACACAACGTCTCGCTCGTCTCGTTGGTCCAGGCAAAGCGAAGCAGCTTATTTTCTCTGGGGAGTTCGTATCAGCGGAAGAGGCAGAACGTATCGGGCTTGTAGAACAACTGGTAGATGAGGATGCACTGGCTGAAGCAAAACGTTGGGCAGGGATCATTCTGGAACGTGGACCACTTGCGGTGCAGGCAGCGAAGCGCGTAATTGATCGTGGACTGGCTGCATCACTGGAAGAGGGTCTGAATGAAGAGGCGCAGGCTTTTGGTGAGATTTGTCTGACAGAAGATAAAAACGAAGGAGTGGCGGCATTTTTTGAGCGTCGTGCTCCACAATTCCAAAATAAATAA
- the tadA gene encoding tRNA adenosine(34) deaminase TadA, whose protein sequence is MNDEYYMGLAIAEAQKAAERGEVPIGAVIVRNGEIVGSGYNLRETGKNPLAHAEIMAIQEASEVMKGWRLIETTLYVTLEPCPMCAGAIVQARIPRVVYGAMDPKAGCAGSLMNLLQEERFNHQVELVHGVREEECADLLRDFFRALRQKRKKG, encoded by the coding sequence ATGAACGACGAGTATTATATGGGGTTAGCCATAGCGGAAGCGCAAAAAGCGGCAGAGCGTGGAGAAGTACCGATAGGAGCAGTCATTGTCCGCAATGGAGAGATAGTCGGATCTGGCTACAATCTACGGGAAACAGGGAAGAACCCGCTAGCCCACGCCGAAATCATGGCGATTCAAGAAGCAAGTGAAGTGATGAAAGGCTGGCGATTGATTGAGACGACATTGTATGTAACGCTAGAGCCATGTCCAATGTGTGCGGGAGCGATTGTACAGGCACGTATTCCCCGTGTCGTATACGGTGCAATGGACCCGAAAGCAGGTTGTGCCGGAAGCTTAATGAACCTACTCCAAGAAGAGCGATTTAATCACCAGGTTGAACTTGTGCATGGTGTACGGGAAGAAGAGTGTGCCGACTTGCTGCGGGATTTTTTCCGGGCGTTGCGGCAGAAACGAAAAAAAGGATGA
- a CDS encoding 3-hydroxybutyryl-CoA dehydrogenase, which translates to MAQKIGVIGFGTMGSGIAQAAVEAGFEVVAVEQKAEFFDRGLSGIQKNWNRSIEKGRLTEEQKQAYEALLTTTTEWEALGEVSFIIEAVSENMALKKELFAKLDKVAAEGVVMATNTSGLSVTEIASVTNRADKVIGVHFFNPVPVMKLVELIRGQSTSEETYQTAKAVVEKIGKDPIDVKEAPLFAVNRILVPMINEAIFVLMEGTASAEDIDKGMKLGANHPIGPLALADLIGLDTLLYVQDSLYEETQDSKYRSAPLLRKLVRAGHLGRKSGKGFYDYTKGSK; encoded by the coding sequence ATGGCACAAAAGATTGGCGTTATCGGATTTGGAACGATGGGTTCTGGCATTGCACAGGCAGCAGTAGAAGCTGGATTTGAAGTCGTAGCAGTTGAACAAAAGGCTGAGTTTTTTGACCGGGGATTAAGCGGCATTCAGAAGAACTGGAACCGCAGCATTGAGAAAGGCCGCCTGACAGAAGAGCAGAAGCAAGCATACGAGGCATTGCTTACGACAACAACGGAGTGGGAAGCGTTGGGCGAAGTTTCCTTCATCATTGAAGCTGTAAGCGAGAACATGGCGCTTAAAAAAGAACTGTTTGCAAAATTAGATAAAGTTGCGGCAGAAGGCGTAGTTATGGCGACCAACACATCTGGTTTGAGCGTAACGGAAATTGCAAGCGTAACGAATCGTGCGGATAAAGTGATCGGTGTGCACTTCTTCAATCCGGTTCCAGTTATGAAGCTAGTTGAGCTGATTCGTGGTCAGAGTACATCAGAAGAGACTTATCAAACAGCGAAAGCAGTTGTTGAGAAAATCGGTAAAGACCCGATCGATGTAAAAGAAGCACCACTGTTTGCGGTAAACCGTATTCTTGTGCCGATGATTAACGAAGCCATTTTTGTATTGATGGAAGGCACGGCAAGTGCAGAAGACATCGATAAAGGGATGAAGCTTGGCGCAAATCATCCGATTGGACCGCTGGCACTGGCTGACTTAATCGGTCTTGATACTCTTCTATATGTGCAGGATTCTCTGTATGAAGAAACGCAAGATTCGAAGTACCGCAGCGCTCCTCTTCTGCGTAAGCTTGTTCGTGCAGGCCATCTTGGACGCAAATCAGGCAAAGGATTCTACGATTACACAAAGGGGTCGAAGTAA
- a CDS encoding glycosyltransferase family 2 protein — protein sequence MSILHSLFMAFEWFILSYILFINSSYLFLILRSFKELRAYMKKLLYSEYKDMEVSSQTPPISILVPAFNESQTIEESVRSFLWLNYPEYEVIVVNDGSTDQTLDILKEKFNLLPIFPTYRKQLQTQDVRNVYRSVEYPYLLVIDKENGGKSDSLNTGINFASYPYFCTVDADSILERDALLRTMRPVIEGKDDIVACGGIVRVANGCTFRDGNVTKVGLPENPWAIFQVIEYLRSFLASRLGFSSISCLLIISGAFGVFRKQDVLEVGGYNTSIVGEDMELVVRLHRHIRENKKNSKILFVPDPVCWTMVPESAKVLKRQRARWHRGLIETLLIHRRIFLNPAYGWLGMWVMPYFFLVEFLGPIIEFIGYIIVTLGFFFHIVQVKFFILFLLLSISFGMFLSLSAVILEEWSLRRYQKSSDLFTLFVFSVMESFFYRQMVASFCTIGLFEFLFKKNGWGVMERQSFSTHPESSEDMSEKNQSV from the coding sequence GAAAAAGCTGCTATATAGCGAATACAAAGACATGGAGGTGTCGTCTCAGACACCTCCGATTTCCATCCTGGTTCCAGCATTTAATGAAAGCCAGACCATTGAAGAAAGCGTACGTTCTTTTTTGTGGTTGAATTACCCGGAATATGAAGTGATTGTTGTGAATGATGGGAGTACAGACCAAACGCTAGATATTCTAAAGGAAAAATTCAATTTGCTGCCGATTTTCCCAACGTATCGCAAGCAACTGCAAACACAAGATGTACGAAATGTATATCGTTCTGTGGAATATCCGTATCTGCTTGTGATTGATAAGGAAAATGGGGGGAAATCTGATTCTTTAAATACAGGTATTAACTTTGCTTCGTATCCTTATTTTTGTACGGTGGATGCAGACTCTATTCTAGAACGGGATGCGCTCCTTCGGACAATGCGTCCAGTTATTGAAGGAAAAGACGATATTGTCGCATGCGGCGGCATTGTGCGGGTAGCCAACGGATGTACGTTCAGAGATGGAAACGTAACGAAAGTAGGGCTTCCAGAAAATCCTTGGGCGATCTTTCAAGTGATCGAGTATCTTCGTAGTTTTTTAGCGTCTCGACTTGGATTTAGTAGCATTTCCTGTCTCCTGATTATCTCCGGTGCTTTTGGTGTGTTTCGAAAGCAAGATGTTTTAGAAGTTGGCGGATATAATACATCGATTGTAGGAGAAGACATGGAACTCGTTGTACGGTTGCATCGGCATATCCGTGAAAATAAGAAAAACAGCAAAATTTTATTTGTTCCTGATCCAGTATGCTGGACGATGGTTCCTGAGTCAGCGAAGGTGTTAAAACGTCAGCGAGCTCGCTGGCATCGTGGCTTGATTGAGACATTGTTGATTCATCGGCGTATCTTTTTAAATCCTGCATACGGATGGCTTGGGATGTGGGTAATGCCTTATTTTTTTCTTGTCGAATTTTTAGGGCCAATTATTGAGTTTATCGGTTATATCATCGTTACCCTTGGCTTTTTCTTTCACATCGTTCAGGTTAAATTTTTTATTCTTTTTCTTTTGTTATCCATTTCGTTCGGTATGTTTTTATCTTTAAGTGCCGTTATTTTAGAGGAGTGGAGTTTACGGAGATATCAGAAAAGCTCGGATTTGTTTACGTTATTCGTTTTTTCGGTTATGGAGTCCTTTTTTTATAGACAGATGGTTGCTTCTTTTTGCACCATTGGCCTGTTTGAATTTCTATTCAAGAAGAACGGGTGGGGTGTGATGGAACGTCAAAGCTTTTCTACTCATCCTGAGTCTTCTGAGGACATGAGCGAGAAAAACCAATCTGTTTAA
- a CDS encoding phosphodiester glycosidase family protein translates to MNKWLGWFISFLLVLGSTVCLPVQATETSSVVATGKTVSFSGGKRAVKLVYVNLNDTKLDVLPVLAGNKLGSTESLESMAKRTGAYAAINGSFFNSFDKGAYKKAHGEIIINHQEVNEGWTGASIGFTETNMPVIGSSRSFKTVDASFKHMTSAGPTLLQGGKIVLNAKAEGMNDPKITTQSSQRSFIGYTKTNRLVLGTVPNVTTAQLAQICKELGLESALNMDGGASSGLYANGKYLTKPGRLLSNALVIIPKK, encoded by the coding sequence ATGAACAAATGGTTGGGCTGGTTTATTAGTTTTTTGCTCGTACTAGGAAGTACTGTATGTTTACCCGTTCAGGCGACCGAAACATCTAGTGTAGTTGCTACAGGCAAGACCGTAAGCTTCAGCGGAGGAAAGCGGGCGGTGAAGCTTGTGTATGTGAACCTGAATGATACGAAGCTTGACGTATTACCTGTACTCGCAGGAAATAAGCTTGGATCAACAGAAAGCTTGGAGAGTATGGCGAAGCGCACTGGGGCTTATGCGGCAATTAACGGTTCATTTTTTAATTCCTTTGATAAAGGGGCATACAAAAAAGCACACGGAGAAATCATTATTAATCATCAGGAAGTAAACGAAGGATGGACGGGAGCTTCGATTGGCTTCACGGAAACGAATATGCCTGTCATCGGAAGCTCCCGCAGCTTCAAAACAGTAGACGCGTCGTTCAAGCATATGACAAGTGCAGGTCCGACCTTGCTGCAAGGAGGTAAAATCGTCCTGAATGCAAAAGCAGAGGGGATGAATGATCCAAAAATTACAACGCAGAGCAGCCAGCGCAGCTTCATCGGATATACGAAGACGAACCGGCTTGTGCTAGGGACAGTGCCGAATGTTACAACGGCGCAGTTGGCACAAATTTGCAAGGAACTGGGCTTAGAATCAGCATTGAATATGGATGGAGGGGCGTCATCTGGTCTGTATGCGAATGGAAAATACCTGACTAAGCCAGGACGCCTGCTAAGTAATGCGCTTGTAATTATCCCTAAAAAATAA
- a CDS encoding HlyD family secretion protein yields the protein MKAIRITMFSAMALLIGGGTYALASYQETGHIEAASVDQPTAYVEATNMNLSFKIGGRINQIYVKEGDHVKKGQLLARIESKELQDKAAQAQAALQAADAGVGQASAAVSAAEAKKLQGSNAVTVTAETAERQVSQAQAAVKAAQAHLEALKNGARPEEKQQAQIKMNAAKEASRIADDNLKRTQALFQAGAVPQAKVDEAELNYQKAKAEYDASVKQYELVKQGPRVEEIKAAQAQVEQAQAAVALAEANRGQVTLRQDDVRAAEAGVSQAQSAVSSASAGVSKAQAALNEANTYISYTELRAPSDGIITVQSAQSGELVGAGFPVLTLESNQDRWAKFYFPENRMAGMKTGDEVQLKVISTGKVVKGRVTVIQPAADFAIQKPSQGTGDTDVRSFGVKVTLLDLPDTIATGMTLQWQGKGAK from the coding sequence ATGAAAGCAATTCGAATCACCATGTTCTCGGCAATGGCACTGCTGATAGGAGGAGGGACGTATGCACTGGCTTCCTACCAGGAAACCGGGCACATTGAAGCCGCATCCGTAGATCAGCCAACCGCCTATGTAGAAGCAACCAATATGAATCTCAGCTTTAAGATCGGCGGACGTATCAATCAGATCTATGTAAAAGAAGGAGACCATGTAAAAAAAGGTCAGCTACTCGCACGAATTGAGAGTAAAGAGCTGCAAGATAAGGCTGCTCAGGCGCAGGCAGCTCTTCAAGCGGCTGATGCTGGAGTAGGTCAGGCTTCTGCTGCCGTATCGGCAGCAGAAGCGAAAAAACTACAGGGAAGTAACGCCGTCACCGTAACAGCCGAAACAGCCGAGCGACAAGTTTCTCAGGCGCAAGCTGCCGTGAAAGCAGCACAAGCACATCTCGAAGCACTAAAAAATGGCGCCCGCCCAGAAGAAAAACAGCAGGCACAAATTAAAATGAACGCCGCCAAAGAGGCAAGCCGCATCGCAGACGATAATCTGAAACGGACACAAGCTCTGTTTCAAGCCGGGGCTGTCCCTCAAGCCAAAGTAGACGAGGCGGAGCTCAACTATCAAAAAGCAAAAGCTGAATATGATGCATCTGTTAAGCAGTATGAACTGGTAAAACAAGGGCCGCGTGTAGAAGAAATTAAAGCAGCTCAAGCACAGGTAGAACAGGCTCAGGCAGCCGTCGCTCTTGCGGAAGCAAACAGAGGCCAGGTCACACTTCGCCAGGATGATGTGCGAGCAGCAGAGGCCGGGGTTTCTCAGGCACAATCTGCAGTTTCGTCCGCATCTGCCGGTGTATCTAAAGCCCAGGCAGCTTTAAACGAAGCGAACACGTACATTAGCTACACTGAATTACGAGCACCATCTGACGGCATCATTACCGTCCAATCCGCACAAAGCGGAGAACTTGTCGGTGCAGGCTTCCCGGTCCTGACACTTGAATCCAATCAGGATCGCTGGGCAAAATTCTACTTCCCGGAAAACCGAATGGCTGGAATGAAAACGGGGGATGAAGTCCAATTGAAGGTAATTTCCACCGGCAAAGTAGTCAAAGGTCGTGTAACGGTTATTCAGCCGGCCGCTGATTTTGCGATCCAGAAGCCAAGCCAAGGTACAGGCGATACGGACGTGCGCTCATTTGGTGTAAAAGTAACCTTACTTGATCTGCCTGATACAATAGCAACTGGCATGACGCTGCAATGGCAGGGCAAAGGAGCGAAATAG
- a CDS encoding HU family DNA-binding protein — protein sequence MNKTQLVEKVAEVTDMTKKEASVVLEAVLDTIAGALKEGEKVQLIGFGNFESRERAARKGRNPQTGEEIEIAASKVPAFSPGKALKDAVNGR from the coding sequence ATGAATAAGACACAGTTAGTTGAAAAAGTAGCAGAAGTGACAGATATGACGAAAAAGGAAGCATCTGTGGTGTTAGAAGCGGTGTTGGATACGATTGCAGGAGCGTTGAAAGAAGGCGAAAAAGTCCAGTTGATTGGCTTCGGAAACTTTGAAAGTCGTGAGCGTGCAGCCCGCAAAGGACGTAACCCACAGACTGGTGAAGAAATTGAGATTGCAGCAAGTAAAGTGCCAGCGTTTTCGCCGGGTAAAGCACTGAAAGATGCTGTGAATGGCCGCTAA
- a CDS encoding sigma-54 interaction domain-containing protein: MKLANHLLSILESLHDAVLVIARDSTIVYINNAYSVQFGVPADKLIGRKLSQVEPQARIHDVLKNGQPLINDYSYLHSLNIHIFANITPLMEKGELIGAVAIMKDISEFYALQDELKRYKTYSIRLEEQLHNKIFEMLESHTPVMRQAVQTARQVAESEATIMLYGETGVGKEVFARAIHEASPRRDREFVAINMASLPEALFESELFGFEEGSFTGSRKGGKKGLLELAEGGTLFLDEIGELSLFLQAKLLRVLQERTFRRVGGTNPIPLNVRIISATNRNLERMMETEAFRNDLYYRLHVVPIHIPPLRERKQDLPQLIHTIMGDLSMKYGKHITLTQEVYEMFERYDWPGNVRELGNVLERMTAICPRSYFVPDDVPDSIRQAKEAGQMEVLPPVYTGGIGLLGAVEQTEKEMIEEALRVSRTKTAAIERLGISRKAFYQKLKKYGLL; the protein is encoded by the coding sequence ATGAAGCTTGCGAATCATTTGCTTTCAATTCTTGAGTCACTGCATGATGCTGTACTGGTCATCGCACGGGATAGCACCATTGTCTATATTAATAACGCCTACTCGGTTCAGTTCGGTGTGCCTGCTGACAAGTTGATCGGACGTAAGTTAAGTCAGGTCGAACCACAAGCGCGTATTCATGACGTATTGAAAAATGGACAGCCGCTTATTAATGATTACAGCTATCTTCACTCACTAAATATTCATATTTTTGCTAATATTACACCGTTGATGGAGAAAGGTGAGCTAATCGGGGCGGTTGCGATTATGAAAGATATAAGCGAATTTTATGCGCTGCAGGATGAATTGAAGCGGTATAAAACATACTCGATTCGGCTGGAAGAACAACTGCATAATAAAATTTTTGAAATGTTAGAGAGTCACACTCCTGTGATGCGGCAAGCCGTACAGACAGCCCGCCAGGTAGCGGAGTCGGAAGCGACGATCATGTTGTATGGGGAAACCGGGGTAGGCAAAGAGGTATTTGCGCGGGCGATTCATGAAGCGAGCCCACGCCGAGACAGAGAATTTGTGGCGATTAATATGGCTTCATTACCGGAAGCGTTGTTTGAAAGCGAGCTGTTTGGCTTTGAAGAAGGCTCATTTACGGGTTCACGCAAAGGAGGCAAAAAAGGGCTCCTGGAGCTTGCGGAGGGCGGTACGCTGTTTCTTGATGAAATTGGGGAACTGTCGTTGTTTCTTCAGGCTAAGCTGTTGCGTGTATTGCAGGAGCGTACGTTTCGTAGAGTGGGAGGAACGAACCCGATTCCGCTCAATGTACGTATTATTAGCGCTACCAATCGGAATCTGGAGAGGATGATGGAAACCGAGGCATTCCGCAACGACTTGTATTATCGACTGCATGTTGTTCCCATTCATATTCCGCCGCTACGAGAGAGAAAGCAGGATCTTCCACAATTAATTCATACGATTATGGGTGATTTGAGTATGAAATATGGCAAGCATATTACGCTCACACAGGAAGTATATGAGATGTTTGAGCGATATGACTGGCCAGGGAATGTACGGGAGCTTGGAAACGTACTGGAACGAATGACAGCGATCTGCCCGCGTTCGTATTTTGTACCGGATGATGTACCGGATAGCATACGGCAGGCGAAGGAAGCAGGACAGATGGAAGTTCTTCCACCTGTTTATACGGGAGGAATCGGGCTTTTAGGGGCGGTAGAACAGACGGAGAAAGAAATGATTGAAGAAGCGTTGCGGGTAAGTCGAACAAAGACAGCGGCTATTGAGCGACTTGGTATTAGTCGGAAGGCATTTTATCAAAAGCTAAAAAAATACGGCTTATTGTAA
- a CDS encoding ABC transporter permease, with translation MENRLKIGDVIREEWQNILKDRRLFAILFIVPLMYTALFGYLYTNQRIKEIPTIVYDGDNSQLSRQIVQSFDQTETFHVNRQVRSEPEVERAIEHGEAKVGIIIPNDFEARLKHGENVPVLTFVDGSNMLFSNAATRAANQVVTTIGYGASSMKLKQQGLQDEQISSTFAPIPFRSRVLYNPMFNYNYFLVYGLIGTILQQILLLGIALAITREKEQGTWSRFAQWRDMPWRIAYAKAAPYFLIGMVNNVTAFSMALYMYHLPFRGLIVPALALAACFSIALIGLGYFISMFSSNQLGSTQTAMLIAVPSFLLSGFTWPFEAMPHPLYVLSHALPLTYFLDGVREIFIKGHGFDMIWRDCIALLLTGAITFFAAFILTPLFLKKQKEEDYDSSPSTLSM, from the coding sequence ATGGAAAACCGTCTCAAAATCGGGGACGTTATCCGGGAAGAGTGGCAAAATATCCTCAAGGACCGCCGTCTATTCGCAATCCTGTTCATCGTCCCGCTTATGTATACCGCCCTGTTTGGCTATTTATATACGAATCAGCGGATAAAAGAAATCCCGACCATCGTGTACGACGGAGACAACAGTCAGCTCAGTCGCCAGATCGTACAGTCATTCGATCAAACCGAAACGTTTCATGTTAACCGACAGGTACGCTCGGAACCAGAAGTGGAGCGAGCGATTGAGCACGGTGAAGCAAAAGTCGGTATCATTATTCCGAATGACTTCGAGGCGAGATTAAAGCATGGCGAGAACGTGCCGGTGCTTACGTTTGTTGATGGAAGTAACATGCTGTTTTCCAATGCGGCAACACGCGCCGCTAATCAAGTTGTCACAACGATTGGGTATGGCGCCTCTTCCATGAAACTAAAACAGCAGGGGCTACAGGATGAGCAGATCTCCTCGACGTTCGCTCCGATCCCATTCCGATCCCGCGTCCTGTATAATCCGATGTTTAACTATAACTACTTCCTTGTGTATGGTCTGATCGGCACCATTCTGCAGCAAATTCTGCTGCTGGGAATTGCGCTTGCGATTACACGGGAGAAAGAGCAGGGGACATGGAGCCGCTTTGCTCAATGGCGTGATATGCCCTGGCGGATTGCCTATGCCAAAGCGGCCCCTTATTTTTTGATCGGTATGGTGAATAACGTCACTGCATTCAGCATGGCACTGTATATGTATCATCTGCCGTTCCGAGGACTTATTGTACCTGCACTGGCGCTGGCTGCCTGCTTCTCAATTGCACTAATTGGACTTGGATATTTTATCAGTATGTTCTCTAGCAATCAGCTTGGATCGACACAGACTGCTATGTTGATCGCAGTCCCTTCCTTCCTACTGTCCGGATTTACGTGGCCATTTGAAGCGATGCCCCACCCGCTATATGTGCTCAGTCATGCGCTTCCGCTCACATACTTCCTTGATGGCGTGCGGGAAATCTTTATCAAAGGGCACGGGTTTGACATGATATGGCGTGACTGTATCGCTCTTCTGCTTACCGGAGCCATCACGTTTTTTGCAGCATTCATACTAACACCTCTGTTCTTGAAAAAACAAAAAGAAGAGGACTACGATTCTTCCCCTTCCACCTTATCCATGTAA
- a CDS encoding alpha/beta fold hydrolase, whose product MVASGQLPFVFIHGAGGTKAKYRGIETYLEGVPVRIIELPGHGGNKAPHCTTIEQQAAWMLEQLGEEEVIVVGHSMGGLVGIELAARTSCVKGLVLNASHYEMPVHPKILAELEAGTFPDMLFTASYGKGASEELIEEERAQLSAVPMDVTHVDFAACSAYKGEGTFRSLAVPILTLYGAEDRLLPKGAKEAAATANQHVRSVVIEGASHYIMLEQPEAFAKALLSFRTNILATV is encoded by the coding sequence ATGGTAGCTTCTGGACAACTCCCTTTTGTGTTTATTCATGGCGCGGGTGGAACTAAAGCAAAATATCGTGGTATCGAAACATATCTCGAAGGCGTACCGGTTCGTATTATTGAACTACCGGGTCATGGAGGTAATAAGGCACCACATTGCACAACGATTGAGCAGCAAGCAGCCTGGATGCTGGAGCAGCTTGGTGAGGAAGAGGTTATTGTTGTCGGTCATTCGATGGGTGGACTCGTGGGGATTGAACTTGCAGCTCGTACGTCTTGCGTGAAGGGACTTGTCTTAAATGCAAGCCATTATGAGATGCCAGTTCATCCGAAAATCCTTGCTGAACTTGAGGCAGGCACGTTCCCGGACATGCTCTTTACCGCTTCGTATGGAAAAGGCGCTTCTGAGGAATTGATTGAAGAAGAGCGAGCTCAGTTGTCAGCGGTGCCGATGGATGTGACGCATGTGGATTTTGCGGCTTGCAGTGCGTATAAAGGGGAGGGTACCTTCCGTAGTCTGGCCGTCCCGATTTTGACCTTGTATGGAGCAGAAGATCGACTTCTGCCAAAAGGTGCGAAGGAAGCGGCAGCTACTGCTAATCAGCACGTGCGATCTGTAGTCATTGAAGGGGCCAGTCATTATATTATGCTTGAGCAGCCAGAAGCATTTGCGAAAGCGCTGCTGTCATTCCGTACTAACATTCTCGCAACTGTATAA
- a CDS encoding acyl-CoA dehydrogenase family protein — translation MSFALTDEQKEIQQGIHKLAQEKIKPRAAEIDEKAEYPFDIKELLSEYGYIGANLPEQYGGAGLDLLSYCLIVEEVARVCASSSQVLTVQELGTLPIIIGGSEQLKERYVHDLATGRKIAAFGLTEPSAGSDVKNMKTRAEKDGGYYRLNGQKCFISNGGVADVYSVFAKTDKGYAAFAIDKDTPGFIVGKLEKKMGIKGSPTAEIFFEDCMVPEENLIGEDGEGFLVAMKTLDKTRPGIGAQALGIAQGALDVCLEYVKEREQFGRPIGSFQAIQFMLADMAIQIEAARGLVYRAAASLDNLGSKGKDPSMMKLASMAKVFASDTAMKVTTDAVQILGGYGYIQEFPVERMMRDAKITQIYEGTNQIQRVVISRSIM, via the coding sequence ATGAGCTTTGCACTGACAGACGAGCAGAAAGAAATACAACAGGGCATTCACAAACTAGCGCAGGAAAAAATCAAGCCACGTGCAGCGGAAATCGACGAAAAGGCCGAGTACCCGTTTGACATCAAAGAACTGCTGAGCGAATACGGCTATATTGGTGCGAATCTGCCGGAACAATACGGCGGTGCCGGACTTGATCTGCTTAGCTACTGCTTGATCGTCGAGGAGGTAGCACGTGTATGTGCATCCTCTTCCCAGGTGCTGACTGTACAGGAGCTTGGTACATTGCCGATCATTATTGGCGGCAGTGAGCAGCTCAAAGAACGTTATGTGCATGATCTTGCAACCGGACGCAAGATTGCTGCTTTTGGTTTGACTGAACCAAGTGCTGGTTCAGACGTGAAAAATATGAAAACGCGTGCGGAAAAAGATGGAGGCTACTATCGCCTGAATGGACAGAAGTGCTTCATTAGTAATGGTGGCGTAGCAGATGTATATAGTGTGTTTGCGAAGACTGACAAAGGATATGCTGCTTTTGCCATTGATAAAGATACGCCAGGATTTATTGTAGGCAAGCTGGAGAAAAAAATGGGCATCAAAGGCTCACCGACAGCTGAGATTTTCTTCGAGGACTGCATGGTTCCAGAAGAAAACCTGATTGGTGAAGACGGTGAGGGCTTCCTGGTTGCCATGAAAACGCTCGATAAAACACGACCAGGGATCGGAGCACAGGCACTGGGGATTGCCCAGGGTGCGCTGGATGTATGTCTGGAGTACGTGAAAGAGCGTGAGCAGTTCGGACGCCCGATCGGTTCCTTCCAGGCGATTCAATTCATGCTGGCAGATATGGCGATCCAGATTGAAGCGGCACGTGGGCTCGTATACCGGGCTGCGGCTTCGCTTGACAATCTTGGCAGCAAAGGCAAAGATCCATCTATGATGAAGCTTGCTTCTATGGCGAAAGTATTCGCATCGGATACAGCGATGAAAGTAACAACGGACGCCGTGCAGATTTTAGGTGGCTACGGATATATTCAGGAATTCCCGGTAGAGCGCATGATGCGTGACGCCAAAATTACGCAAATCTATGAAGGAACCAACCAAATTCAGCGTGTGGTTATTTCCCGGTCGATTATGTAG